A part of Larkinella insperata genomic DNA contains:
- a CDS encoding FecR family protein, translating into MKPTLSKQTIVNVFEGKASPLQKSLVQEWLEVPENQELYFQWLEEWERDNPQFFPDQETAYRKSLQQRQNPATPFLDEAAEGKRVRSGRYIWRLAASVLLLLSSGTALFFKDELLYRHYETSYGEIRTFTLPDESRVVLNANTTLKIPRFDLSQTDRRAWLSGEAEFSVKHTKDHRRFVVSTPDNLEVQVLGTEFIVYSRNRGSKVVLNKGKVQIRLKDQTAPPLVIRPGDVVNLSRQGRLTLRHQQPVSQHGAWKDHRFIFNNTTMSEVASQLTERFGVRFVIRDSTLARRTLGGTFKARTPDEILPILCDMLNLEVRHGPDAPDTYELISLP; encoded by the coding sequence TTGTCAATGTCTTCGAAGGGAAAGCTTCGCCATTGCAGAAAAGTCTGGTGCAGGAATGGCTGGAAGTGCCGGAAAACCAGGAGCTTTACTTTCAGTGGCTGGAAGAATGGGAACGGGACAATCCGCAGTTCTTCCCCGATCAGGAAACCGCTTACCGCAAATCGTTGCAACAGCGCCAGAACCCCGCTACACCTTTTTTGGATGAAGCGGCTGAGGGAAAGCGAGTTAGATCCGGACGATATATCTGGCGACTGGCGGCTTCCGTGTTGTTGCTGCTGAGCAGCGGAACGGCTTTATTTTTCAAGGACGAATTGCTTTACCGGCACTACGAAACTTCCTACGGCGAGATCCGCACGTTTACCCTTCCGGACGAAAGCCGGGTGGTTTTGAATGCGAACACAACCCTGAAAATACCGCGTTTTGACCTAAGCCAGACCGATCGTCGGGCCTGGCTGTCCGGGGAAGCGGAATTTTCGGTAAAACATACAAAAGACCACCGGCGGTTTGTGGTGTCCACGCCCGACAACCTGGAAGTTCAGGTGCTGGGTACGGAGTTTATTGTCTACAGCCGCAACCGGGGCAGCAAGGTGGTTCTCAACAAAGGCAAGGTGCAGATTCGCTTGAAAGACCAGACGGCGCCCCCGCTGGTAATCAGGCCGGGCGACGTTGTCAATCTTTCCCGGCAGGGCCGGTTAACGCTCCGCCACCAACAGCCGGTCAGTCAGCACGGCGCCTGGAAAGATCACCGGTTTATCTTTAATAACACGACCATGTCGGAAGTAGCCAGCCAGCTCACCGAACGGTTTGGCGTGCGGTTTGTCATTCGGGACAGCACCCTGGCCCGGCGCACCCTGGGCGGCACCTTTAAAGCCCGGACGCCCGACGAAATTCTGCCCATTTTGTGCGACATGCTCAACCTGGAGGTGCGGCACGGGCCGGACGCCCCGGATACCTACGAGCTTATTTCTCTCCCATAA